CTCTTTATTGACGATATCCAATTTATTGCGGGGAAAGACACTGCACAAGAGGAATTTTTTCATACTTTTAATGCAGTAACTTCAGCAGGTGGGCAGGTGATACTCACATCAGATAAACCTCCGACAGACATACCAAAACTAGAGGCAAGACTTAAAACCAGATTTCAAGCAGGTTTAATAGTAGACGTTGCTCCCCCAGATTTTGAACTACGCTCGGCAATTGTTCAAATAAAGGCAGAGGAGAGGGGAATAATATTAACAAGCGAGATGACTGCTTTAGTTGCAGGCAATGTTGACTCTGCTCGTGGCATTCAAGGTTTTTTGGTCAAACTATTTACAGAGGTCAACTTTAACAAAAAGGAGGTAACAATGGACCTAATACAGTCACTTTTAGGTAAATCTGATGAAGTTGGTGAGACCAGGATTAAAATCAGTCCAGATGAATTGATTAATAAAATTGCAAAATATTACTCGCTAGGGAAAAGACAGTTACTAGGCGAGTCAAGACAAAGACCAATAGTCAGACCAAGGCAAATTTTAATGTACCTTTTAAAAACACAGGTTGGATTACCCCTTCAAGAAGTCGGTAGGTTAGTAGGAGGAAGAGATCATACTACAGTAATGCATGCTGTGGAAAAAGTAACCCAGTTACTCGGCAACGATGTGGATATCCAAGAGGATATTCGGGGGATAAAAAATACACTTTGAGGGTAACTTTATAAAGTTTTCAACTTATGCACATAAATCTACAAGTTATCCACATAATTATGCACAGTTTATCCCCTGCCTAAGACATGGCTGTTATCACCTTATCCACAGTTACTACTACTACCACTACTATTAATTATATGATATTAATACATTAACAATATTTGACTAAAAACAATATTAAAGAAAAATTTTAAGCCTTATTTATGAAACTAACTGTTTTACAAGAAAATCTACAAAGGGCCGTGACACTATCTTCACATTTTGTTTCTAGTAAAGCGCAACTACCAATATTAAGTAATATTCTTTTAAGGGCAAGTAAATCAAGACTTATTCTTAGTGCAACTAACCTAGAAACATCAATAACAACCTCAATTCCAGTAAAAATGGAGGGGGAGGGTGAAATTACTGTTAATGGAAAAACCTTTAATGACTTAGTATTAAATTTATCGTCGGGTTCAATAGATTTGGAAATAGATAAGGAACAGCTAAAAATATCTTCAAATAAATTCAAGTCAAATATTTTAGGTTCAAACACAGCGGACTTCCCTACTTTACCTTACGAAGTAGGAAAAAATACAATAAAATTAAGGTCTAAGGATTTTGCAAAAGCACTTTCAAAAAGTTTATTTGCAGTATCAAACGATGAAACTAGGCCTATCTTAACTGGAGTTCTGTTTATTTTTAGCGAGAATGAATTAAAACTTGTTTCAACAGATGGTTTTAGGCTTACAGAAACTAAGATTAAACTAGAGACTAAGCAAAAAGATTTTAAGATCATTATCCCTAAGGCGATACTTAATGAGATATCAAAAGTGGATGAAGAAGAAATCTCAATGTCATGGGACAAAGAAAATAATCAAGTTGTTTTTGGGTTTGGGGACACAATTCTTTCGTCAAGGGTAATTGAGGGAGAATTTCCAGATTATGAAAAAATAATTCCCCAATCTTCAATTTGTGAATTGATAATTGATAAAGAGGAAATTGAAAAAGCTATTAAAACAGCATCTGTATTTGCAAGAGAGTCTGGAAATATTATTAAGCTTCAGATTAAAAAAGAAACGTTAAAAATTACAGCAGAAAGTTCAGCTTCAGGTAATCAGGAAACAGAAATTGAAATTAAAACAGAAGAATTAAAGCAAGAGGCAATTGATGTAATGTTTAACTTTAGATTTTTAGAAGAATTTTTAAAAATTGTAGAAGCAGATGAAATTAAAATGTTTGTATCAGATAACAACAAAGCTTCAAAATTCCTAGATCCTAAATCCCCTAACCTAATTCACATTATAATGCCTATAAAAACAAATTGACTATCTCGATAAATCTGGAGTTTTGTCGTATCCAACTGCGTAATTACTCATAAAATCTTCTAACAAAACAGGTTTAAAATACCAAACCTCACTTACTCTAAAAGAGTTTGTGTGGGAAATAAAAGCAATACCCTTACTTGGATAAGCGTTTAGTGTGTAACCAACAGAATAGTCTGGGCCATAGAGAATATTTTCCGGGTTACCATAAAGGGAGACAAAGTCTTCCTTGTATTTATTGTCTTTGTTTGTGTAAACAACTTTTAGATAACTTAATCTGTTGTCTATGATGATAACTTCAGAGTTAAAATTAGGGTTTGATGATAAGTATTCGTAAGTTTCCATATTCCCGTCCAGTTTTGCTTTTATTGCTGTCCCCATTCTAGATAAAACTTCTTCTTTTGAGCTTGTTCCAGGTGTTAATTCGTTGTATGTAGCAACATCATTATTTATTGGAAGATGTGTTGGTGTCGAGCCCTTATCTTTTCTGGTTAAAATAACTATAAAGAATAAAATAATTACGAAAAAAATTATAAAAAACTTTTTGTTATTTATAATATATAAAATTATGTTTTTCATCTTATCTAAATAATACATCATTCATAAATTTATAGTGTGCTGGATTTCTTTGTCTAAAATTTCCACATCTATCGTCGGCATAGAAAGCAGCAGCTTCAGCAAATCTTTCTGAATATGGCCATGCACCGGTCTTTGTTATGTAGTCGTAAAAACAATATGGGTGAGGCTCGTTTGTTATTCCAGGATAGCTTATATATTGGTTATACCAACTGTCATCATTTGTAGCTAGAACATGAGCTAATTCATGGAAAAGAATATAATTAGTATCTCTTTGGTTAGCTACACCCCTACTGTATAATCTTACGTATCCATCTTCCCACCAACCCCAATAGTTAGGGTCATTTCCTGCATATCTAATATCAACACTTTTTCCACCAAGACTTGCACAGATTTTTGATGCATATCCATTATATTCACCTTGCAAGGTAGATATTGCACCTAAAATGTATGAATATTGATCTGCGCTAAAGCCATTTTCGACGATATTGAAACATTGGTTGGGTGGGTTACCGATTCTAATTGACGCTGCACCTGAAGTTGTTTGTTCACCGCCCTCACCTGCTGTTGCTGTAACTTCAAAAGTGTTTACTACAAGAGCGTCTGTCGTAAAAACGTTGTAGGTGTTTTCATATGTTATTACATATGGTGACGCAACAGAAATTGCATCAGGGACAACAAAAGAAGATGTTGTACAAGGAGGAGTTGATGCCTCTTGAACAATTTTACAAGTGTCCTTAAATGAAATATTTGTTAAGGTGTTTCTCTTTGCGGTTATTGTGACGGTATACTTAATTGTTAAGGGTAAATCACTGTTTTCAAATGGCCCACTTGGCTCTACTGTTTTAATAACGCTAATATATGGGTTTGAAGATTGACTTAGTGACGGCGGGGCTGGTGGTATAACATATGCACTGTTGTTTATGACAAGCATTATAAAAGCAACAAGTGGAGGGAGAACTAAAAGAGTAACTATTACAGGGGTTGCAATGGCAATTCCTACCGATCTACCAATAAAACCAAGTATTCCAAAAGCACCGGTTGCCAGTGTCCCAAATCCCACTGTTGCTCCAGCAACTACAAGGCCAATACCCAGACCTGGTCCTGCACCAAAAAGCAATGCACCCAATGTTCCAGCACCAATAGCAATTGCTGGGCCCACTTTATCTTTGTTTTCCGTCCACCAAACTTTGAGTTTTGACATTGCGGCTGAAAACACTTGTCCTCCAACCATTCCAGCTACAGCTCCTATTATTGTTCCCACAACAGGGACAACACTTCCTGCAGCGGCCCCCGCAGCCCCTCCTGCAAAAGCTTCAGCCGCCATGACACCACCAGTAAGAGCTACTGATGTATATGTTGATGCGGCTTGGGCTGCGATACTTGCTCCAATCGTCCCCCCTGTCACTGTTGATATGGGTGTGACCAGTTGTGTCTTACTAAATCTACTTGCCAAATACAAAACTGGGTTTGCGGTATTTGGGGCGATTCTTACCATAAAACTTGAAAATTCACCTAGTTGGCTTGTTGCTTGCCAAGCAACAGGACTTGTCAAGCCATACCTTGCAAAAATACTTTGAACAATTGGGTCCGAATATGCCTTTTTAATTAAGCTCCCAGTTGGTAGTTTTGATATCTTTTCTGCTATGTAGCCCCTTGCATTACTCGTAAATCTACCATAAAAATACTCCCTTGATTTGTCAGAGCCAAAACCCTTAATGTTTTCTAGAAACTGGTTTTGATGGTTCCGTTGCTGTATTGAAATTTGATTTAATGAACCCAGATCAATCTTGTGTGTTGTTTGACCATCGATTTTATTATCGCTTAGTATAGTTTCAAAAGACCTTGGTCCGTAAATTGCAGAAGTAATATTATTGCCAAAAATACTTTGGGAAATTTTCTCACTAAAAACTAAGGGCTCCGTGTTTGTTTGTTGTAATAAAATGGCATTTTCTTTCGTTAGTACTGCTAGTCGATCATCATTAAGGTTGTTTGATAAAACATTTTGTCCATCTTCGTTAACTGATTTTAAAATTGAATTTTGGATCAGATTCTCGTATGTCTCTTCAGGTTTAGCTATTTTTTCTACAATTTCCACGGCCGTAGTGGTTATTAAAAGCTCCTTTTGCTCAAGTGATAGGTTGTCAAGTTCATGACCCAATTCTCCTTCGATTTTGGTTGCAAGGTCGGAAATTAAAATTTGTTTAGGTGAAAGTTCACCCGTGTTTTTAGAAGTATCGTTTTGTGCGTACTCTCTCAAAACTTGTAAATCTTTTTGTTCAATTTCATCAAGGGGTAGTGGTTCCGGTAAAACGACTTTGGCGTAAATAACCTTATTTCTTAATTTTTCTTGAAGTTTTTGGGCTGTCGCAATTCTTTCTTGGTTTTGTTTTATAAAATCATCGATTGTTTGCTTTTCTCTTGCTCTGATGTCTATGTTTTGCTGAGTTCTTTTGTCTGCAGCTTCCCCGAAATATTTCAATTGTTCAGGGGTTAAGGTAGAATTCACAGGCATGTCATTTGGCCTGTTTATTTCCGAAAACTTAGGAACTTTTATTAATAGCTCATAGGCCTGTTGCAGTTTTAGCTCAACCTCTTTTGGTGTTAGTCTTGAAGAAATTCCAACACTTTCTAAACGTTTGTTGAAACTAGCAATTTGTTTATTATAAATCGCCTTATCCCTTAATTTAAAATTTTCATCAAACAACCTCCCAAAATCGGTTTGAAGTGATGTGACAGTGTTTAAATCCATAATTACTCCTGTCTATTCCAAGCCTTGGTGTTTGGCATTGTACTAGTAGGTATGTCTTGTGGTTTGGTGTTTATTAATTCATGTTCTGCTTCTGAGGCAACAATTCTAATTGGTGCATGATGTGGTCCTGCAAAAAATATTCCCTCACCTACGTTTGCAGCCATTAGAAGTTGTTTTTCTCCTTGAGAAAGATAGAATATTTCACCTAGTTTGTCTATGGCTGTTGGAGATTGCTTTAAAAGTAAACGTAATGCAGAGTTTGTAACAATTGCCTTACCAATGTCTTGACCTAAAAAGTCTTCAACATCCTGGGTAATTGTAGTTAGACCTAGATAGTATTTTCTTGCCCGTTTAACAACAGACCAAAGGAACTGTGCAGTATCTGGATATTTCATCATTTGCCAAGCTTCTTCAACAATTAGGATTCTTCTTTTGATATCTCTTTTAACTCTGGTCCAAATATAGTCAAGAATCATAAACATGATAATTGGACGTATTGCGTCTTGAATATCTTTAACTGAAAAAACAGTAAATGGATTATTTAGATCAATGTTAGTTTGTTTGTCAAAAATTCCT
This bacterium DNA region includes the following protein-coding sequences:
- the dnaN gene encoding DNA polymerase III subunit beta, encoding MKLTVLQENLQRAVTLSSHFVSSKAQLPILSNILLRASKSRLILSATNLETSITTSIPVKMEGEGEITVNGKTFNDLVLNLSSGSIDLEIDKEQLKISSNKFKSNILGSNTADFPTLPYEVGKNTIKLRSKDFAKALSKSLFAVSNDETRPILTGVLFIFSENELKLVSTDGFRLTETKIKLETKQKDFKIIIPKAILNEISKVDEEEISMSWDKENNQVVFGFGDTILSSRVIEGEFPDYEKIIPQSSICELIIDKEEIEKAIKTASVFARESGNIIKLQIKKETLKITAESSASGNQETEIEIKTEELKQEAIDVMFNFRFLEEFLKIVEADEIKMFVSDNNKASKFLDPKSPNLIHIIMPIKTN
- the dnaA gene encoding chromosomal replication initiator protein DnaA, with protein sequence MKKEDYIKTWKEVLEIIKISVSEASYKTYVSQTHLSDLKEIGDRVIAEIGCESFFVKQQVEQRYAGLIQDTLTKQLEKSVDVTFIVKQSTVHTKQTVETITPLFDTPKIDKEEVEMAIKRANIRTFFTFEKFAVSGSNQMAHAAAQAVAENPGVSYNPLFIYGGVGVGKTHLMHAVGHNMILKNTNSKILACTAEDFTNDIVDGIRNKTTAEVRKKYRKLDALFIDDIQFIAGKDTAQEEFFHTFNAVTSAGGQVILTSDKPPTDIPKLEARLKTRFQAGLIVDVAPPDFELRSAIVQIKAEERGIILTSEMTALVAGNVDSARGIQGFLVKLFTEVNFNKKEVTMDLIQSLLGKSDEVGETRIKISPDELINKIAKYYSLGKRQLLGESRQRPIVRPRQILMYLLKTQVGLPLQEVGRLVGGRDHTTVMHAVEKVTQLLGNDVDIQEDIRGIKNTL